The DNA region TCTTCCTCTTGTAAATCCCTTTATGTAGACCATGGGAATATTTACTTTTTGCATCTAACAATATTGAACAAACGCGTGGTTTATATTGGCTCCATAAGCCTTTACTGAAGTGTTTCTCATgaaaattgttgttttcttgGTAATTATTGTGTTAATTTGGAGTAGAACAAATTCCCAGCGATAACCCTTTTGTAAATTCCGCTTTTTCACCCTATGAGTTGAATTCAAAGCTATAGGTACTAAATAGTCATACTCatctattaacattttttaagaaTCGAAGAGGAGAAAGTTGCAAGGCAAACGGCAGAAGCAAGGTAATAGTAACAGTGACTGTACAATTATTTTGCACTTTATTTTTCTGGATGATCCAATTATTcatgatgaaaatttaaaaagaacatatttttattgtgacATTCATAAAGATGACTCTTTAATTACATTTAGCATAGATAAGATCTATAATATACATGCTTTGTATTATTCATAATATCtatcataatttttcattaaCTAGCTTATTTCTATCCATTTAAGCAACCACTATTACCTTCTGTATTTGTAGATTTGAAATGGAGAGAACAGAGAAGGAAAAAGCATTAACAAGGTAAAAGAACTAAAATACTGACTTATTAATCGCATACATTACATACTTTTTCTGTAGATTAGGTAGTCTTATACATAGGTGTCCATGTATTTGATGAAACGAACGAAAACTTCAACACAtggaaagaaatataaaaaccaTTAACGTGGGCACAGCTTTAGGGTCGAACACATGTTGATTTAAATGAGCCATGACTTGATGGtcgacaatgaaatagacagacattgctgtttgacacaataACCTAAAGTCAAATGACTTGTTAAATATGCTCAATTAATTGTTAATCTCATTAACAGTGGCTTATAGTATCTGATTAAACTTTATGACAATATTTTTAATGGAAAATGCTGGAATCTACTTCCTCATTGATCACTTTTGGCTCTATTTGAGCAAACGGGTTCGTTAAAGTTAACAGATGggcaattatttttatttcgttCACAATTACTTTAGGCATATTTGACTTAGAAAGAAATCATGTGATGTTGAAATCGGTCGAAGAACTTGATgtacttattttttgaaagaaaataacaaTTTCATCGAGTCAAAGGGCACAACGTTGCCTCAAAATGATTCTTGAACAAACAACAATGCaaacgatttttaaatttgcgtattgtctttttttttttttacagattaagTGCTTACGCTGGAGAAAAATTGAGATTGAACAACCCAGGATTGGCTGACTTATCTGATGAAAATCGTCCAAACAAACTAGCCGAAAAATTTAGTGAGCTTTATGACAATGATTGGACGGATGCCCTAGAATCTTTAGCAGACACGAACCAAACCGAGGAATCCCAAACTCAAGAGCTTTTACATATGCTTCAggtaatatttataaatcaaagGTAGTCTGAGAGCATATTGATACAACAGTAAACTTAAAACATTTCTACGTTAATAACCCGCAAAAATGtacaaagatatacatgtactagttgtttgagagttacatgtatataaaaacaagTTAAGAACAACGAAGTTCACAATTAATGAGgacttttatgattgaaatcAGGTAAGGCTATTCAATTCTAAATCTTTACTTTACGTTATTTAGGATATCTATGATTGTTGCTTGGAGTTTGCTGAGCGACAAAGAACAAGATTTATCCTGGATATTACTAAACCTTCTACATTGAAAGATGAACCACTGGTAAGAATAAGCCGTCCGTGAATGaaattatttctgaaaaaaactACCTGTAACTACGTTTAaacttatttgaaaaaattaatttgatgtcCGAACTTTTAGTAAAAACTGTTGTGGTTCAAAGAAgataagaataaaaataataccaGAAATTTTTGcggtatcgaacccataacataaaaccctagatatataaagTTCGCTTATGTCAggtactcttttttttttttttttttttttatcttatattgATCAATCATATatgtcaggtactctaaccactgagccgtttcagacacaacaaagtagactgtttaaatattatgtgtgactttgaccacgaatttacggacttgaattattttttcaaaacgttccattgttgggatacaaaatgatattttaatgtatagtgggtcatctctccacgtttttgttgattgaaatcggtttgttttccaaaagACCTTGCTTAGACTATgggaaaaatatggagcacagacccactctatgaaagaaaatgccttgaagttcgttctaaaaaatgacagtacatgtatttgaaggttttgatacgtatacgcctgtttgagtcaacatattcttaatattgaaaatgtttataggttaaaaatcaatgatatgtaaaatgtatattgttttaaatgatttttaaaaaaatatatcagatttattgatattttaattaagtAGTTTGGTCTACCGTGTATGGGAATTTTACACGCATTATCGACCCATCGTCTTTAATTGCAAATACATGGATGAACCTTTTTCTTtattactgtttttttttaatgaaaatgaataaaattaatgatgaaTTCTCAAATCTTGCTTTAACTTAAGAACTACATGATTGTATTTAATTCTAATTCTCAAGTTTCACACTTTATATTTCGCGTTTCTAATGTCCTGCTTAAAAGATATTCGTAATCCTGTATACCAAGGTACAATTGACTGTACTTTCCATTACTAGGACACAGATGTACCAGGGAGAATTCTGTCAAAAGTGATTGATCTTCAAAAGCAGACGGCATCCGATGCCATTGCCGATATTAGAAACTATGTTGTAAGTTatgtaaagataaaaataagaatatgaATATCGGAAtctcttaataaaaaaattcttggtAATACATCAGTATATGGAATTGTTCAATATAGCATTCAAAAGTTTCTCAGACTCTTATGTTGATGCCAAATCAATTTTATTGCAGTTGGCTAAAAAGGAAAACTTCACAAACAACACATCTATGCAAAAATACTTAGATCGCTGTACAGAGTATTGTTGGATAATGGCTATACAGGATCCGCCAATGATGCTCGACTTTAGTCCGGCACAAAATGAGGagtttgataaagaaatttttagatgttatacAAGAAATGGAGAGAATGTGGAATTCGTGGTTTGGCCAGCAGTGTTTTTGTACAAGGATGGTCCCTTAGTTACCAAGGGTGTTCTTCAACCAATCGCAAAATAATTGTACCCTTTATtgaacattataaaatatgatattctaGTAAATCAtcgttttacaaaatattttaaaaaatacgtcAAAACTATTCAGTAAAaagccccctccccccaaaaaaccccaaaaactcACAATTATCAAAAATTGGAGAAGATTATAAAGAAATGAATGTGTAATCTACATATTTATTAAAGTAGGTTCCACATTCATTGACATGTCAACGCATCTTATTATTGGTGATTTGTTTATGTACAAACGACAATGCGACAATAtgtattgataaatttttttaaaactactagactttgacccgtgcttGCACGGGCTGCAtttgatatcggacatttacgaaatagatatcgacacaccgtattgttgacatttacgtaaccaagctttaagcctataATAATGCTATcataatttcactacactctgcttcgttagaataatctaactgtgtctcgtaACAGGCCCTCCCAcggttaaaatgcctcccatatacccgtaatgtagcaaaaaattgcagaatcgctccgaaaccattttgggggaaaataatgaaactgcattgaaaataacagtcaaattattcataacaaaccattttgggTCTgtaaaatacctttcatctaaaaatttaattcatattaatgaagaattcaacactttttcaccaacattttttactcgcttcaaatttacacaccatgctGACATTTGGAACTTTGGAATGCACTGCAatgtaagagttatctccctattttctttgatgaacagaatatatagcaaattttcaatgaaaatttacacatatttcttttatcgtttctgagtttatccgtgcaaatgtgatattgtgaaaACATAACCTCCCGgaatttagcgtgaatgtattgcgcatgcgcaagattgtaaaatccaaaaaatccaaatgatttccggatttttaaaatgaattttcgttgattattaattagcgaagccttattgagaaaaaataaaaacaaattggtaatcttcaagtaccaatgatgtttaaaatatataaaacagaaGATGGTACTCTTCcaatttctcggtattaaagcccaaaaattggagtctattgttttaatatagtagtatagatttgataatgtttatcaaatgtttgtCAGGCATTAATAATGTGGGAGTAAAATGGAACGTTTTTGCCGAGGATTTAACTGAtttgtgaaatttaaaataattttttcgtaactttcattttcaataatttggATGGATCTAATCGATTTTGGTGATCACCAAACCTTAAAAGAGCTATGCTCTAGAATGTCAATACAAAGTCTTACcgttttttttaaccaaaatccAATGATAAAACAGGGAAGTGTCTGTCAGTGCCCTATTCCAGCTGTCAGTTGTACATTATTAGATCGACTTTATGAAATTTACATTCATAACAATATGCATAACTGCACATACATAACCACTGACATATGATTCAATAAATATAAGATTCATTTTACGTAACTATCGCAAACACAACTTTGAAGAGTACTTGCAACTGTACAAGATCTAGCTTTTTTAACTTCCAGGTATCGAATCGTGTGTTTTAGCATGTTAtgtttaattttgtgttttatgaagtatattttttaaagctagAGTAAacgtatttcattttaaaaataaagattgttGATATTACTAATTCACATGATATTGTCACTGAAAGACGCTTACATCGAAGAGGGTCATATTCTAAGcctgttgttggttttttgttttcgttttttttttctgaggaCGTGTAAGCCTAATTGTCGGACTTGCAATTCTTGTTCGGGATTTTTTCAGAATCATTTGTTAATCAATGCAAGCAAtcgcaataaaatttaaaaaagtgaagACTCAACAGTCAACGcctataaattttttatttaaaacaatttacattaatgataatataatataaaatacattgctaaagctataaatatatactaagtacatgtacatatattttcaatttaacgtgaatacaaatttatatttttgcatATTCGCAAAtgcatattatattatattatattatattatattatattatattatattatattaatgtTACAACATTTGATATGCAGCTAAACTGCTCGCTGACCAGTATGTAACAAATAAATTATGCAAGACTTGCACATCTGCCTGATTCAATGTAGGAATTTTAAAAATCGCAAACAAATGGATTTGTGACGATTATTTTTACGGAAGCCAGTTAACTTTTTATGCAATGTTTTACAATACTGAATTTGTTGCATGTCTTCGTGatacttttttaattgaaaaaaaatgttgcgcGGTAGCGGTTACGTTCAAAATTCTTATGTCACAGGTTTCCATCGACAAGACATCACTTTGCAGTCTACAAAACCAAGccaatattttaaaagtgattTGCATACATTCCTGTTCATTATTTTCTTGTGCTCCTTAGAGAAGTAACGATGCATAGAGGGATGGGATAAAtctcaaaattgacaataaagtTGATTaggtttaaaataattttatttttttaaggctgcattgaaatgaaaaaaaattaccttgCTTTTTCCGTTTTATAGGTTACATATATCTATTGATCCGCACACAATACACGATTTAGAGTAATGGTCTGTCAATGCGAGAAATATCGATGTAGATAAGATAAAAAAACTTATTGTGCAAAGTATGTTTTCTGGTATTAAcatgaaaccaaaaaaaaaataacttgaaGCTTTTTATTTACGACAGTCATGTAttcatacaattattttattggaACGGATCAATTGTATATTACAATTGAATTGACCTATAGGGCCGGTATTGGTTTCTGTCTCTAAAAAAAGCATATCGATTTCCGTTCCATTTCTTGATTTTAGTAAACGCTTGAGTTCTAGTTCCCATAATGTatagtgattgaaaaaaaagctTCACAGTCGTTGTTCAAGCAGTATGAATAATGGACGcttttttttaggtcacctgagtaaactcaggtgacccgTTT from Crassostrea angulata isolate pt1a10 chromosome 7, ASM2561291v2, whole genome shotgun sequence includes:
- the LOC128156880 gene encoding uncharacterized protein LOC128156880 isoform X1; its protein translation is MYMERQFRKRMQSSKSTEVEPKESDETKLIEGTKRRELKWHMCRLCLACKLTCIGWVILAYYVCVEKWFCKELENPSFEFNVTMLTLNSVCVVFGAAYFCSIVLYIIEKRRHNQDKYMLEFTNDHKYNIKRFKNENDKEIRLSEFQSELDQLKEELRMKDDTLKREQLHLEQRIEEEKVARQTAEARFEMERTEKEKALTRLSAYAGEKLRLNNPGLADLSDENRPNKLAEKFSELYDNDWTDALESLADTNQTEESQTQELLHMLQDIYDCCLEFAERQRTRFILDITKPSTLKDEPLDTDVPGRILSKVIDLQKQTASDAIADIRNYVLAKKENFTNNTSMQKYLDRCTEYCWIMAIQDPPMMLDFSPAQNEEFDKEIFRCYTRNGENVEFVVWPAVFLYKDGPLVTKGVLQPIAK
- the LOC128156880 gene encoding uncharacterized protein LOC128156880 isoform X2, yielding MYMERQFRKRMQSSKSTEVEPKESDETKLIEGTKRRELKWHMCRLCLACKLTCIGWVILAYYVCVEKWFCKELENPSFEFNVTMLTLNSVCVVFGAAYFCSIVLYIIEKRRHNQDKFKNENDKEIRLSEFQSELDQLKEELRMKDDTLKREQLHLEQRIEEEKVARQTAEARFEMERTEKEKALTRLSAYAGEKLRLNNPGLADLSDENRPNKLAEKFSELYDNDWTDALESLADTNQTEESQTQELLHMLQDIYDCCLEFAERQRTRFILDITKPSTLKDEPLDTDVPGRILSKVIDLQKQTASDAIADIRNYVLAKKENFTNNTSMQKYLDRCTEYCWIMAIQDPPMMLDFSPAQNEEFDKEIFRCYTRNGENVEFVVWPAVFLYKDGPLVTKGVLQPIAK
- the LOC128156880 gene encoding uncharacterized protein LOC128156880 isoform X3, producing MYMERQFRKRMQSSKSTEVEPKESDETKLIEGTKRRELKWHMCRLCLACKLTCIGWVILAYYVCVEKWFCKELENPSFEFNVTMLTLNSVCVVFGAAYFCSIVLYIIEKRRHNQDKLSEFQSELDQLKEELRMKDDTLKREQLHLEQRIEEEKVARQTAEARFEMERTEKEKALTRLSAYAGEKLRLNNPGLADLSDENRPNKLAEKFSELYDNDWTDALESLADTNQTEESQTQELLHMLQDIYDCCLEFAERQRTRFILDITKPSTLKDEPLDTDVPGRILSKVIDLQKQTASDAIADIRNYVLAKKENFTNNTSMQKYLDRCTEYCWIMAIQDPPMMLDFSPAQNEEFDKEIFRCYTRNGENVEFVVWPAVFLYKDGPLVTKGVLQPIAK